A region of Crenobacter cavernae DNA encodes the following proteins:
- a CDS encoding ABC transporter permease — MAKKPSWWLWAAAVITYLFLYLPLVIVVVFSFNDSKLNAEWVGFTTHWYTQLFQNEKMLTAAGNSLMIGIVSSLFSTVFGTLAGVALSKYKLRLLPFLVLTPIAIPEILMGVSLVIFYVLVNQMIGILELGMSTIILSHIAFCIGFVAIVVRARMQGMDESLVEAARDLGATPLQAFRLVTLPLIMPGIIAGALMAFTLSIDDFVITFFTAGAGASTLPLEIYSMIKIAVTPEVNAVSSLLMLLTLVLIVIASRVSPSALRTNG; from the coding sequence GCGGCCGCCGTCATCACCTACTTGTTCCTCTACCTGCCGCTGGTGATCGTGGTGGTGTTCTCGTTCAACGATTCGAAGCTGAACGCGGAATGGGTCGGCTTCACCACCCACTGGTACACGCAGCTGTTCCAGAATGAGAAGATGCTGACCGCGGCCGGCAACTCGCTGATGATCGGCATCGTGTCGAGCTTGTTTTCGACCGTGTTCGGCACGCTCGCCGGTGTCGCGCTGTCGAAGTACAAGCTCAGGCTGCTGCCCTTCCTGGTGCTGACGCCGATCGCGATTCCCGAAATCCTGATGGGCGTAAGCTTGGTGATCTTCTACGTGCTCGTGAACCAGATGATCGGCATCCTCGAGCTGGGGATGAGCACCATCATCCTGTCGCACATCGCGTTCTGCATCGGCTTCGTCGCCATCGTCGTGCGCGCGCGGATGCAGGGCATGGACGAGAGCCTGGTCGAGGCAGCGCGCGACCTCGGCGCCACGCCGTTGCAGGCGTTCCGTCTGGTGACGCTGCCCTTGATCATGCCCGGCATCATCGCCGGCGCGCTGATGGCGTTCACGCTGTCGATCGACGACTTCGTGATCACCTTCTTCACCGCCGGCGCCGGCGCGTCGACGCTGCCGCTCGAGATTTACTCGATGATCAAGATCGCCGTCACACCCGAAGTGAATGCGGTATCCTCGTTGTTGATGCTGCTCACGCTCGTGCTGATCGTGATCGCGTCGCGCGTATCGCCCAGCGCTCTCAGAACAAATGGGTGA
- a CDS encoding VanZ family protein, with the protein MLPPTSTSRLPAHVALLMLAVIAFTSFYPFTDWAYSGRPLLEFLFYPLPYYFRLFDNVVNYLIYIPYGFALALMPRSRWLGCLWAIAAAGATSFSVEFVQQFLPTRVASNLDIAYNVAGAATGAMLAISPFTVWAWRHIRYWRAEWFAAGSPADYAVVLIVLWFVTQLNPSVPIFGVVVRPIGLPQPFISPLDDPMLFLFLLEAVGAMLNLIAFLLFATCFLRHRRYTARAVAGLILLALLFKLLAAGALLKPFAFFEWFDQNVMTGLSAGFLLVWGITRFGRKVQTVCALLALVASQSVAAIWPLRADSQDMLGLFRWGYGHLENMGALVEFLSHLWPWIAGVCLIASLIHEWRMRGSASKTK; encoded by the coding sequence ATGTTGCCTCCGACTTCGACGTCCCGCCTGCCCGCCCACGTCGCTCTCCTGATGCTGGCGGTGATCGCGTTCACCAGCTTCTACCCGTTTACCGACTGGGCCTATTCCGGCCGGCCGCTGCTCGAATTCCTGTTCTACCCGCTGCCCTACTATTTCCGGCTGTTCGACAACGTCGTCAATTATCTGATCTACATTCCCTACGGCTTCGCGCTGGCGCTGATGCCGCGCTCGCGCTGGCTCGGCTGCTTGTGGGCGATCGCCGCCGCCGGTGCGACCAGCTTTTCCGTCGAGTTCGTGCAGCAGTTCCTGCCGACGCGTGTCGCCTCCAACCTCGACATCGCGTACAACGTCGCCGGCGCGGCCACCGGGGCGATGCTCGCGATCAGTCCGTTCACCGTCTGGGCCTGGCGCCATATCCGCTACTGGCGCGCCGAATGGTTCGCCGCCGGCAGCCCGGCCGACTACGCGGTCGTGCTGATCGTGCTGTGGTTCGTGACCCAGCTGAACCCGTCGGTGCCGATCTTCGGCGTCGTCGTGCGCCCGATCGGCCTGCCGCAGCCTTTCATCTCGCCACTCGACGACCCGATGCTGTTTCTGTTCCTGCTCGAAGCCGTCGGGGCGATGCTGAACCTGATCGCGTTTCTGCTGTTCGCCACCTGTTTCCTGCGCCACCGCCGCTACACCGCGCGCGCGGTCGCCGGCTTGATCCTGCTCGCGCTATTGTTCAAGCTCTTGGCCGCGGGCGCACTGCTGAAACCGTTCGCCTTCTTCGAATGGTTCGACCAGAACGTGATGACCGGCCTGTCGGCGGGCTTCCTGCTCGTCTGGGGTATCACCCGCTTCGGGCGCAAGGTACAGACCGTCTGTGCGCTGCTGGCGCTGGTCGCGAGCCAGTCGGTCGCGGCGATCTGGCCGCTGCGCGCCGACTCGCAGGACATGCTCGGCCTGTTCCGCTGGGGCTATGGTCATCTGGAGAACATGGGCGCGCTGGTCGAATTCCTGTCCCACCTGTGGCCGTGGATCGCCG
- a CDS encoding ABC transporter substrate-binding protein — protein sequence MKKLLLALALATSANAFAAEELHLYNWNNYLSEAAAKRFEASCKCKLVQDFYGDNEEMLAKLAAGAKGYDIVVPTGFAVQTLINQKAAAPLDKSKLPNFKNLDPGYLNTFFDKGNQYSVPYSFTTTLLGYNETQLKKAGVLDKANSWALIFDPAVLAKIKGKITVLDSQRELMAAALMYLGKPANSTSPDDWKAAKEVILKAKPFWAAFNNQSYIKLLTTGNIWVAHGYSSDMFQAQVDAKKAKRPFSVGFALQKEGNTLSLDNFVVLKDAPRKDLAYKFINFMADGKNAADLTNEVGSGNPNAAAKPFVKPEIAKVSAIFPGKADVAKLQQLQDLNAKQRRDLNRVWSEIKLK from the coding sequence ATGAAGAAGTTGTTGCTCGCGCTCGCACTCGCCACCTCGGCCAACGCCTTTGCCGCCGAAGAACTGCATCTGTACAACTGGAACAACTATCTGTCGGAAGCCGCCGCCAAACGCTTCGAAGCCTCCTGCAAGTGCAAGCTGGTGCAGGACTTCTACGGCGACAACGAAGAGATGCTGGCCAAGCTCGCCGCCGGCGCGAAGGGCTACGACATCGTCGTGCCGACCGGCTTCGCGGTGCAGACGCTGATCAACCAGAAGGCCGCAGCGCCGCTCGACAAGTCCAAGCTGCCGAACTTCAAGAACCTCGACCCCGGCTACCTGAACACCTTCTTCGACAAGGGCAACCAGTACTCGGTGCCGTACTCGTTCACGACCACCTTGCTCGGCTACAACGAGACGCAGCTGAAGAAGGCCGGCGTGCTCGACAAGGCGAACAGCTGGGCGCTGATCTTCGATCCGGCGGTGCTCGCCAAGATCAAGGGCAAGATCACCGTGCTCGACTCGCAGCGCGAACTGATGGCCGCCGCGCTGATGTACCTCGGCAAACCGGCCAACAGCACCAGCCCGGACGACTGGAAGGCCGCCAAGGAAGTGATCCTCAAGGCCAAGCCGTTCTGGGCCGCTTTCAACAACCAGAGCTACATCAAGCTCTTGACGACCGGCAACATCTGGGTCGCGCACGGCTACTCGAGCGACATGTTCCAGGCGCAGGTCGACGCGAAGAAGGCCAAGCGCCCGTTCAGCGTCGGCTTCGCTCTGCAGAAGGAAGGCAACACCTTGTCGCTCGACAACTTCGTCGTACTGAAAGATGCGCCGCGCAAGGATCTGGCATACAAGTTCATCAACTTTATGGCCGACGGCAAGAACGCGGCCGACCTGACCAACGAAGTGGGCTCGGGCAACCCGAACGCCGCGGCCAAGCCGTTCGTGAAGCCGGAGATCGCCAAGGTCTCGGCGATCTTCCCGGGCAAGGCCGACGTCGCCAAGTTGCAGCAGCTGCAGGATCTGAACGCCAAGCAGCGCCGCGACCTCAACCGCGTATGGTCCGAGATCAAACTGAAGTAA